The Caviibacter abscessus genomic interval TAGGGCTAATTTCAACTTTTCCATTTGCAAAATAATGATTTATTACTTCATTTATATTTTTTAATACCCATCTAGCATTTTTGTTTAATTTTTGTACAACTAATATCCATTCTGCTGAAAATTCTCCTCTACCTTTTATGATATCTGTAATAATAAGTAATTTATTGTCATTTAACCAAGATAATACCAAATTTTTTTCATTTTCTGATAATTCATCAATAAACATTCTTCTATTATCCCTAACTTCGTTTTTATATGGTTTTAATTCTCCGGAAAAATATTTTAAAATTGTTTGTACATTTAAAGGGATATTCCATAACTCATTGTAACTTTTTAACCATCTTTTATCAATTTGATTGAATCCTTTTTTATTACTTACCAACTTAACTTGCATATTTTCAATATCAAGAGCATTTTTTAGTTTAACTTTAATTTTTATATTTAAATCTGCTTTATATCCAGAAAGTATAATTGCTTTTACAGATTCTATTTTTTCTAAAGAATATCCCATTATTATTAACCATTCCTTAGCTTCATTGTCATTTTTCCAATTATTGAACTTATTGACAATGTGTTGTTCATTTTTAAATCCATTTTTTGCGGTTTTTGAGCCTAATGTAGCCTTACTGATTTCTTTCATCTGACTTGCCTTTCATCATTTCTCTTACGATACTTTCTATAACATTAACAGTCATTGCATTACCTGCTTGTGATAAAATTTTATTATTATTGAATTTAGAATTTTTTACTTTTTCAGCAAGATGTTTAGGGAATCCTTGTAATAATAAAGATTCATATCCATTTAATTTTTTTATCTTTTTATTTTTTATATAAAGTAGACCATGCCTACCTGTTCTTAATGTAGGAAAAGTTTTTTCATAACGTCTTAAATCAGATTGTCTCCAATCAATAACGCAGTTTTCCCAACTTAATATATCTTCGTTAGTAAATTTATTTTCATTATATTTATTTGACAAATATTTTTGAAATGTTTTATCAAGAATATTTAATTCTAAATCATTATCTAAATCTAAAAAAGAATCAAAATTTATTCTGTCATTTTCTTTATTAGGAAATGTAAATTGACCATTATCATATCCCT includes:
- a CDS encoding PDDEXK family nuclease, whose translation is MKEISKATLGSKTAKNGFKNEQHIVNKFNNWKNDNEAKEWLIIMGYSLEKIESVKAIILSGYKADLNIKIKVKLKNALDIENMQVKLVSNKKGFNQIDKRWLKSYNELWNIPLNVQTILKYFSGELKPYKNEVRDNRRMFIDELSENEKNLVLSWLNDNKLLIITDIIKGRGEFSAEWILVVQKLNKNARWVLKNINEVINHYFANGKVEISPKGSIKLGKITLQRKGGDNSRPTANMLQFKIDPSELFDI